A genomic window from Sorex araneus isolate mSorAra2 chromosome 2, mSorAra2.pri, whole genome shotgun sequence includes:
- the KCNE2 gene encoding potassium voltage-gated channel subfamily E member 2, which translates to MPATPNLTQTLEDAFQKIFITYMDNWRRNTSAQQEALQAKVDAENFNYVILYLMVMIGMFSFIIVAILVSTVKSKRREHSNDPYHQYIVDDWQQKYRMQVSSLDEPRATVHENVGAAGFKISP; encoded by the coding sequence ATGCCCGCCACGCCCAACCTCACACAGACGCTGGAAGATGCCTTCCAGAAGATTTTTATTACTTACATGGACAACTGGCGCCGGAACACCTCGGCTCAGCAGGAAGCCCTGCAAGCCAAAGTGGATGCCGAGAACTTTAACTACGTCATCTTGTACCTGATGGTGATGATCGGCATGTTCTCGTTCATCATCGTCGCCATCCTGGTGAGCACGGTCAAGTCCAAGAGACGGGAGCACTCCAACGACCCCTACCACCAGTACATCGTGGACGACTGGCAGCAGAAGTACAGGATGCAGGTCTCGAGTCTGGATGAGCCCAGGGCAACCGTCCATGAGAATGTGGGCGCAGCAGGATTCAAAATCTCTCCTTAA
- the SMIM11 gene encoding small integral membrane protein 11 codes for MNWKVLEHVPLLLYILAAKTLILCLAFAGVKIYQRRRLDAKQQSLGPAQKQPAEKRKDD; via the exons ATGAACTGGAAG GTCCTGGAGCACGTGCCCCTGCTGCTGTACATCCTGGCGGCCAAGACCCTCATCCTCTGCCTGGCCTTCGCGGGCGTCAAGATCTACCAGCGGAGAAGGCTGGACGCCAAGCAGCAAAGCCTGGGGCCCGCCCAGAAGcagccggccgagaagaggaaagaTGACTGA